GGCTGTTTCCATAAAACATTTTATCCAACATGTACGGTTGGCTGGATACCTGGTTAATGTCAAACCATTTTGAGGATGCTGGAGTTATATTTTGGTCGAACGTGTGTATGATTTTTGAAGTAGCCTAATCAGATTACAACATTGTGACTGGTTGTGTTAATGCCAGATATAAAAGGTCATACATTTGAAAGTCAAATGAGAAATATTTCGGTTGTATTGAAGGGTTAGATTCTAGGTGCGTGAGGAATAGCCGCTCAGTCCGACAAGGAATAGCGTTTGAAATTTACCTGAATAACTGAGCCTGCCGGGAGCATACGTGGCCACGTTATCAAGGGACGACATGGGAGAGTGATGATCTGCAGCAGACTTTCAGTATCAGACAACTTTCATACAAccagactggcctgctactgtTCCTTTTTAGACCTTTATAAACTATCGAGAATAGACCCACAACAGATCCACATGGAATGAAACATTCAAATCACAGGGCTTTTGCGCTGTTATTCTCATGACATTTTCACTGCAGCCCAGAGTAGAACTGTGTACTCACTTTAAAACAATAAAGCAATTATTGATTGCactgtggtgttgtaggctagtctatgTAGGATAAGTGTGCTGTCCCTAAACAAGATCAATAGGGATGCTGCAATGATGCCTCTCCGCAGCCTCTCAGCTATGCCTATTTGTTCTCGTGGATTCATATTATAAATCGATGCCGTTTTGAATGCTTTTATGTGTGGAATGATAGctattgcagatctggacaaacgatccacctaccgctattgtcactatgaatggtggatagagGCCCGGATGAACAGTTAGACCGGTAGACTACATTGACCTGTGGTTTAGTCAAAATTAGCACGTGGAAAAGCGTAGAGTATAcgggaagtaccaaaacaccttaCTATAGGGGAGGGTGCATGCAAGCAGAGGAGGAAATATGGCTAGGATGGAAGAAATGATATAGCAAATGTAAACCAAGGAAAAAAGGGACTACCCTCCCCCGTGTCCAACCACCCTCCAGTACATGTCAGACTACAGTTGTCTGCGACCTCAGTGCTTTTCTCTCCCAATTCCTAAAAAGTatctgtgtcccacttgttgtccTCATATTTATGATAGTTAGCCTTGTAGCAGTCGTAAGGGCAGGACTTCAGCAGAAGGCAAGACGGGTGTTAGTGCTCAAAGTGTTGATGTAAATAGTTGTCTTGGTGATCCGAAGGTGCCATGTAATGCTAAATATCAAGCTAATACATTGGTAGCAGAtgaacaatatactgtatacattgGGCAATGGCCAAAATAAATACCATCTGAACCAGGCTTAACCTGTCCTATCTGAAAGACACAGGTAGGGCAAGACTGCACCCTTTAGAAACCAAATCGAATtcgaatgattttttttttttaaacaatattaGCATTAGTATTACCATGATGAAACCTGTATTTTATACAGCTGATACATGTGATGATCCGGAGTCATTGTCGTGCGGGCgtacgtgtctgtgtgtatgtgtactgagTGAAAGTTATCCTTCAACTCGGAGTAAACATGCATGTGCTTTGAACTTTGGGTTCAATCAAATGGAAGCCTATTTCAGACGATCTGATTGGATCAGACTTTCAGGGCTTTTGAACGGACCATCTACATTTTTCACCGTCCACTGCCGGGAGAACGGACACAGTCTCTCTCAACCCCGCAAAAGATGAACCCAACCCTGGCTTTGCTGCTGCTCTGCCAGCTTGCCTTGTATACGTCAGTGACATCCAAGAAAGGTATGGCGCAAATTATTTGATTACGTCAGTATTTTTCTATTACAGTTTTGGTTTCACAGGACTCAGTAACCTATGCTTTAGCCCTGTTTCCAATGTGTTTTTATATCATTTACGGCACAACATTATGTTTGTCTATCAATATTCCCATTTATCCTCAGTATGTGGCCACCCACCCGTGACCGACGGTATAGATACACTGGGTCTAAAGCGTGAGTACGAGATTGGAAAAGAGGTGACCCTGGTGTGTGAGCGGGGATACACACCTGGGAAAGCCAAGACTGCCAGGATCACCTGCTTGGCCTCGGGAGAGTGGACCAAACTGGACCTTGTGTGTTCTCGTAAGTTCCAACCCATTCACAAAACATCCATTACATAATGTGAAGCATAAATTCAGGTAAATTGTTGGGTTTTCCAGATTTCTTGCCCCTTGATTCAAGGAAtcttccaactgggatttctggaaaacctgggaatttggggaatgTTTCTGAGAATTCCGGAACCCTAAagtcacatatacagtaccatgGACAGTCCATACTTTAGCAAGGGGATAGGGATATGGTAATACATTTTATTAACAACATAAAAGGCATAAATCATATCCACGTGAATCTTATACATTTTTTGACACAGCAAAGATGTGTCCTCTCCCCAAGCCTATGCAAAAGCCAGGGATGATTGATGTGCCATTCAAGAGTGTGCTCAACTACACATGTGATGATGGGTGAGGGAAATTCAGTGCGGTTTAGTTCTGACTACATTTAGCTGACTCTGCATCTCAGACCAATAAGAATTTGTGTTCTTCAGGTACGTCATGATAGGAGCCAATGAGAGTGTGTGTTTACACGATGGTACCCTCAGTGCACCACCACCAATGTGTAAAGGTATACCATACCTCAAGAATGTAACATTGCTTTTCTCCATTGTTTGTCTAAATATGAAAATGTAGTCTAAATGATTTAAAATATTTCTTCCCTGCAGCTGTGAGTTGTGCTCTGCCTCAAGCACCTAAGCATGGTAAAATTGTCTATGACAATAAGAAGTTCACTGGCAATGAAATCCAGTACGGACAGAGTTGGACGTATGAGTGTTTGCCGCCAAGAGCTCCCATTGGTAACGAGAGAGGATCGTGCTTGGCCAGTGGAAACGTGACTGAGCCACCGGTATGCAAGGGTAGGTGCAGACAGTAGCAGCATAAGCCAAATGGTTGGTGAACAAATCTCATTGGTTGAGAAGTTTTTGGTTGAACCACTGATAAATTATCAATGATCTTTTAGGTCACATTATTACATGgatctagccttttgggggccctactTGAGATTTGGTTGCCCCCCAAAAACGTTGTATAGTTCATTCCCAGCAATTCTTCCCATTTTTCCAAGGGGTGGAGatcctttttttttaaatgtaaaagctaatttcctgcaattctacccattttgccattACTTATGCCGTGTTgatgagtgagagtgactaacaaaatcaataggGGCCccttggaggtcagggcccctgggcacgtgcctTGCGTGAAGGGTCAGTTTTCGGCAGATAgatggctagactaatttaccaatttACCAATCTTTGTTAGCTGATATGGCTAATTGAGTGATGCGCAACCAAATTTTGAACCTGCACCATGTGTATTCTATTATCCTAaatctcaacagtaagttgagaccccgaatGAATTCCCCCAAATaaatagaaataaaataaattgtgggGTCCCTAGCGGCATGGGAACtgcttatgtcgcttatgcctggagccggccctgACGATGATTCTCTAAAATTGTTATTGTTAACTGTTCATCCACTCCAAGTGATGATAACTGATACACTTGCATAATCCTGTCTTCCTCTGTTTATGCCTTAATAAAAAAAATAGTAATTTAGATTAACCCTGACAATATTACTTGAAATAGGTTATTGCATTGTTAATGCACTTTCACTAGCCCATGACTTTTCTGACCTGTTGCAGAGGTGAGTTGCTCCATCCCACCAACGATAGACCACGGCATCATCACCTTTGCTGTGATGAGGGAGGTTGGCTACAAGGAGAAGGTCAAGTACCAGTGCCAGGAACACTACGTTCTGGACGGCTCTGAGGAAATACAGTGTCAGAATACAGGCAACTGGTCCACTTTGCCTGTTTGCAGAGGTGAGTCAATGAGTcagtgtagggtgaagttgcccttaGACCCTGATCtttggtcagttttgcatttccctcactaatggttaaggttaggattgggggagaggAAGCTGACCCTATAACTGTacagagaggaggctggtgggagaagcTAAAGGAGGAcaagctcattgtaatggctggaatggtttAAATGGAaccgtatcaaacacatcaaacatatggaaaccacatgttggACTCTGTTCCATCtaatccattccagccattacaatgagcatgTCCTCCTATagagcctcccaccagccccctcTGCTGTATATAGGGGAAAGTTCACACCCGAGCTATTGAGTCATAGAAAAGGTTGCACTGTTGTTACCCTTGTGGGAATGTCActtggtgtgtgtctgtatacCAAACCAGCTTGTTGACTTACATGTGATTAGATGTGTATCAGCAACCATTTATTTCATCTTTGATGACTGAAATGATTGCGTAATGAGAGCGTACTGCCgttgtgcctttgagcaaggcactgctTTCCCAAAACTTATCCGGGGTCGCTGCTGTGTGGCTGACCATGTGTTGCTCCCAACCTATTGTGTACATGGTGTGTCAGGTTGGGTACTGATATAGAAGAAAATTCAAGAATTTCCATGATCTATTTCATTTCATTCTATTCCAATTCTAAACTGAGAGTCATGTTGCTTTGCTTGACGTCGCTTTACTGCAGCCCCCTGTAAAGTTAACATCAACAGAGGTCGCATCTTCTACAACGCCAAGAAGATCTGGATTGGGGATCTGAAACCCAATAGAGTCCTTCATGGGGAGTCTGTTGTGTTCTACTGTCTGAACAAGGAGCTGAAGTGTGGCATTCCAGTAGCAAGTCAGTGCATCGACGGCACACTCAATAccccagaatgttttaaaggtgAGGCCTGTCGTACCAAGATAACATGGTCACGTTCATGATGGCATTTTACAATGTAAATCAAAaatgagtgtttcttattggacacgtGTCGTAGTCTCTccatgtttcagtccattttcttccGTTTGATgactaatgaacacgacccagagTAAAAATGTGTTGTGGTCCCATTTTGAAAGCTTCCCAAACGCTGCTTAGCTGAGTCCTATATAATCGCACCGCTAAAATgccaaatgtgtttgtgtgtctgtctttctcttaGAACCAGGCAAGATGGAGTACACCCTCAAGCCCAAATCACTTCCATCTGAGATTGCGACGTGTCCTGCCGACCTCACAAAATAAACACAATACAAAGAGGAAGAATAGGGCACATAAATGACAAATAAACATGACTTTTTAAAAATGATCTGTTTTAACAGTCTAATTACTTTGTGTCCAAATAATCCAGCCTTGCTTTGCTAGTAACCTGTAATATCCATAACTTTAATGAACCTGAATTTGATTGCCTGTTTAGTATAGTACATGATGCCTGAAAACAACACTAGATGTCAGTATAGGATTACAGTATTTGGAAGCTCTGCTCATACACGAAGGGCTCTGCAGTCTTGGGAGAGAAAAACAAGTTACTTTTTAACTCAGAGTAAACAAACCTTTGTTTTGACTTGAACTCGGTATCTGACTGAACTCTTGCAATTTTGCAACAAGAACATCAAACACAAACTGTATGAGATTACAAAATGGCATGTCCTACAGGTTAACGGATACAATCCCACAAGTAAAGATTTCATAGTGGTAGGTCTGCGTATGTAGATCTACACCACTGCATCATCTAGTCACATCAATGTTATAGTGCTAGAATAGTTTCAGTCAACTTTATTGTACCACATAAATGGATTGAAAGCACATTCTATTCCGCAGACATGGTTTGATGAAGAGAACTTGGTGATGTTGATGTGTACTAGGAATAGGGGTGGGGCATATAACCAGTAAGGCTCACAAAGGTCTGGTGTGTTACGGTGAATTACAAAAATAGTAAAAGACCCAGAGGTTGCCTCATTCTGCGTTGTCATCGACTCTTACTTTGAGTAACATAAAAAGTTGGGAGCTCCAACGACATTCTGATTTTTTTTTACCCTTgaaagcagagaggagaggacactctCTCCACACCACAGACAATGGCCCCAAGTCTGTCTTTGCTGCTGATCTGTCTGCTTGCCTTGTATACACCAGTGGCATCCAAGAAAGGTATAGTATCTATTAATACatcatctacactgaacaaaaatataagcgcaacatgcaacaatttcaacaatttcaacaatttcactgagttatagttcatataaggaaatcagtacatttaaataaattccttctgtcctaatctatggatttcacatgactgggaatacagatatgcatctattcGTCACAGACGCCGTTGAAAAAaatgtaggggcgtggatcagaaaaccagtccgtatctggtgtgactaccatttttcctcatgcagtgcgacaccaTCTCCTTcgaatagagttgatcaggctgttgattgtggcctgtggaatgttgttccaagcctcttcaatggctttgtgaagttgctggatattggcgggaactggaacacgttgtcgtacatgtcgattcagagcattccaaacgggctcaatgggtgacatgtcgggtgagtatgcaggccatgaaagaactgggacattctTAGCTTCCAGGAATTTTGGACAGATACTTGccacatggggccatgcattatcatgagATGATGAcgacagatgaatggcacgacaatgggccttgcCACAATATCTCTTTGTATTCAAATTatcatagataaaatgcaattgtgttcattgtccgtagcttgtgcctgcccataccataaccccaccaccaccatggggcactctgacaacgttgacatcagcgaACCGCTCGCCCGCAAAACGCCATACATGCCcaatacagttgaaaccaggattcatccttgaagagcacacttctccagcatgccagtggctatcgaaggtgatgccaaactgcagtcaggtcaaggccctggtgaggacaatgagcacgcagatgagcttccctgagatagtttctgacagtttgtgcagaaattctttggttgtgcaaacccacaatttaatcagctgtctgggtggctggtctcagacaatcccgcaggtgaagaagctggttgtggaggtcctgggctgacattgttacacgtggtctaaggttgtgaggccagttggatgtactgccaaattctcaaaaaataTGTtggattatggtagagaaattaacattcaattgcacgctccctcaaaacttgagacatccgtgttgcgtgacaaaactgcagattttagcgtggcctttttattgtccccagcacaagatgcacctgtgtaatgatcatgctgttaaatcagcttcttgatatgccacacctgtcagatggatggattatcttgacaaaggagaaatgctcactaacagggatgtaaacaaattagtgCAATACACTTGAGAGATAAGATTTTTCTACTTATGAAACACtgctgggattttttatttcagctcatgaaacatgggaccaacactttacatgttgtgtttatatatttgttcagtatgtCCCAGTTTTGGCCTATTGATTTAGAAGCCTTTTGTGTTTCTGTGCTGTATGCTGTTCAATATTGCTACGTACTCTCAGAGTGTGTTCAGGCAAATGGGCTTGTGTCATGTTGACGAATACTTTCAGTTACTGTAAGCTGAAagtaaaaatacactttatttTAATAGTCCACCTACCTTTATGCTCAACAAACTATCACTCGACTACAAGTAACATGTCTGGGGAGTTGCACGGGCACTTCTTTGGTTAATCTGTGTCCATGTTcatttctgtttctgtgtctgtgtgtgtttctgtgtgtgtgtctgttttattGACCCATCCCGTTGCCTGTCTGCCCCCTCAGAATGTGGCCGCCCATCCCTGGGTGACGGTATGGACCTGGAGGGGCTCCAGAGGGTGTACTCCCCTGGAGACGTGGTGGTGCTGTCGTGTAAACGAGGATATACACCCACCTCAGGCTCTCGCACAATCATCTGCACTGCTAGTGGACACTGGACCAAGTCTAGACTCAAGTGCTCAAGTAGGTCGCTGTTATAAAGTTGGACCAAAAACAGTAGTACTGTTCATGTATCATCATTTGATACTCATAACAACATTCCAAGTATGATCAGTTGATACTCAGTATATTCCATGTATTATCAGTTAATACTCAGTATATTCCATGTATTATCAGTTGATACTCAGTATATTGCAAGTGTTATCAGTTGATACTCAGTATAGTCCATGTATTGTCAGTTGATACTCAATATATTGCAAGTATGATCAGTTGATACTCAGTATATTCCATGAATTATCAGTTGATACTCAATATATTACAAGAATGATCAGTTGATACTCAGTATATTACAAGTATTATAAGTTGATACTCAATATATTACAAGAATGATCAGTTGATACTCAATATATTACAAGAATGATCAGTTGATACTCAATATATTACAAGAATGATCAGTTGATACTCAATATATTACAAGTATTATCAGTTGATACTCAGTATATTCCATGTATTATCAGTTGATACTCAATATATTGCAAGTATTATCAGTTGATCAGTTGGTATTCTtcacactggggccccacaggggtgtgtacttaggtccctcctgtattccctgttcacccacgactgcgaggccaaacacgactccagcaccatcattaagtttgctgacgacacaacagtggtaggcctgatcaccgacaatgatgagacggtctataaggaggaggtcagaaaactggcagtgtggtaccaggacaacaacctttccctcaatgtgagcaagacaaaggagctgattgtggactacaggaaaaggtgggcctgaacaggcccccattaacattgacagggctgtagtggagaagggtcgagaatttcaagttcctttgtgtccacatcaccaacgaactaacatggtccaaacataccaagacagttgtgaagagggcacgacaaaaccttttccccctctggagactgaaaagatttggcatgggtccccagatcctcaaaaggctctacagctgcaccctcgagagcatcctgaccggttgcatcactgcctagtatgtcaactgctcggcatctgactgtaaggcactacagagggtagtgcgaacggcccagtacatcactggggccaagcttgctgccatccaggacctatataataggaggtgtcagaggaaagcccataaaatcatcagagactccagtcacccaagttatagactgttttctctgctactgcacggcaagctgtaccggagcgccaagtctaggaccaaaaggttcctcaacagcttctacctccaagccattaggctgctgaacaattaataaaaatcGCCGCCGGAcattagcctcgttattgttattctttttGTGTTacattttattattacttttttattttagtctacttggtaaatattttcttcttcttgaactgcactgttggttaagggcttgtaagtaagcattccacagtaaagtctacacttgttgcattcggcgcatgtggcaaatagtttgatttgattttgatttgatttgatactcatTGATGGAACTGTTGAGCATTGCTGACTGATCCTTTTGTTCTTCTGACGCAGCAAAGAGTTGCTCCTTCCCAGAAGTGCTGGACCACGGAGACATGGAGTTTGAGGACATTGTCTACCAGAGTACCATCAACTACACCTGCCACGAGGGGTATGGGGATTACCGTTTACAAATTCTCATTGACAACTGGTCACCTCTCTGTGCTGTCAAAGTCTATAACGTGTTATTGTATCAAACACATGTAAAGTAGGTCAATGTTGAAATCACTGTATACCCAGACACCTAATATAGTGTCTACTTGATGTTTGTTTTATCACATCATTTGACAGATTACGGTAATGTGGTCTACAGGTACATCCTGCAAGGAGCCAGTACCATTGACTGCTTGCATGACGGACAATGGAGTGATCCACCACCGAAGTGCACACGTAAGTGTCTGCCTTATACTGAAATGCATAGCTACTCTAGCACTGAACAGTAATGATTCAACATGATCTCACATTGATAATGCATACAAACTCACATTGACAATTACAAATCTATAAGCACAATGTAAACGTGGCCTTATTGCTGTAATTGTAAAGAGCATTCTACAATGTGTAAAACAGAACATTTGAATAATGgctttactgtaggctatattatTCATATTCATATGTTACATCGTATGTCTCTGATAAAAAAATATAGAGAATATCACGTTTTTGGATCAAATGTGCTTGATTAATGAGCATGTGAATGaaatctctctcctctgttagcGGTGACGTGTGGTCTTCCTCCAATACCTAAATATGGGAAAATAGTCTACGACAGTAAGTTCACGGGCAACATGACGGTGTTTGGTTTTGGGGGGACCTACGAGTGTTTCCCTCCACTTGTCCTCATAGGCAATGAGAGGGGATCGTGCAGCACTAACGGAGACTGGACTGAGCCACCAGAATGTAAATGTAGGTACAGTATTATCAGTCAAAGTCTCTGATCTGTTGTAttgctgcaggtagcctagagcaGGGATGGGTAACTTTGATGGTGGTGGGGGCTGGTTTGACTACCCatgccgacaaggtgaaaaatctgtcgatgtgcccttgagcaaggcacttaaccctaattttctACCCTAATTTTCCCTGTatgtgaaaataaaacatctttgtATTTATTGCTGAACACTTCATGTCACCTCCGTAAAAGGTGCAATCCATAACTTTTGTAAACTGAGGGGGATAGTTATTGGCTCGTGTAATTGTTTGTTACTTTTAGTTTTGGCCAGACATGTTTGTGAAACCTCAGAggaaatgaaatgaaatacaaattgCACCGTTTAAGTGGTAATAAATGACAAGTGATTTGCTTTGTGGATGAAGTTAAAGTGGTATTCTGACCACGCACTAGCCCTGACTGACCTCTATTTGTTTCCAGTGGTGACCTGTTCAGCTCCAACAGACATCAACAATGGCTACATGAATATTCATGATAAGAGGGAGTACGGCTTCAAGGAGACTGTCAGATATGGATGTAATATAGACTATGTCCTGGATGGGCCTGTGGAGATTGAATGTCTCCAAACAGGGGATTGGTCAATAAAGCCAGCTTGCAGGGGTAGGACCACCGATTTTGTGACAATTTTGTAATTTTGCTTTGTTTTACCTATCAAATCAGTGTTTTTGAATAGCTGAATGTTGCTGTTTTTTTTATTCTAAATTCTTATTCATCATAATTTCCCTCTTTGTTCCACAGTTCCCTGCAAGGTAGATATTAAAAGAGGACGCATCCTTTACAATGGAAGGACATTTTGGATAAAGGATTTCGAGCCCAATAAAATCTCACATGGGGAAGTCCTCTCGGTCTACTGTATGAACAAGGAAAAGAAGTGTGGCTATGCAGTGTCAACGCAGTGCATCGATGGAAAACTcaatatcccagaatgctttgaAGGTGAGTTTTTTTTCTTGCTAGCTATTTTCGCTCTAAACAAATAACAATATTACCATCAAGTCTTCATGATGTGTGGGTGTTTTCCTTTCTAGAACCAAGTGATAAATTCGACGATGATTCCCTGCCATCTGAGATAGCCCAGTGTTGAAACTCAACTGTGCATGACAAAGCAAATCGAGACCGAGAACATTGATTGCCTGAATTAAATGTCAATAAAACCATGTGTATTTCTATGTAATGCAATGCATTTGttcctcagaaaaaaaaatctgtagaGATCAAATTTTACGATGaataaaaaaatactgttttcTTGTAGATGGTTTAAC
This sequence is a window from Oncorhynchus kisutch isolate 150728-3 linkage group LG1, Okis_V2, whole genome shotgun sequence. Protein-coding genes within it:
- the LOC109889564 gene encoding beta-2-glycoprotein 1-like, translating into MNPTLALLLLCQLALYTSVTSKKVCGHPPVTDGIDTLGLKREYEIGKEVTLVCERGYTPGKAKTARITCLASGEWTKLDLVCSPKMCPLPKPMQKPGMIDVPFKSVLNYTCDDGYVMIGANESVCLHDGTLSAPPPMCKAVSCALPQAPKHGKIVYDNKKFTGNEIQYGQSWTYECLPPRAPIGNERGSCLASGNVTEPPVCKEVSCSIPPTIDHGIITFAVMREVGYKEKVKYQCQEHYVLDGSEEIQCQNTGNWSTLPVCRAPCKVNINRGRIFYNAKKIWIGDLKPNRVLHGESVVFYCLNKELKCGIPVASQCIDGTLNTPECFKEPGKMEYTLKPKSLPSEIATCPADLTK
- the LOC109889571 gene encoding beta-2-glycoprotein 1-like, producing MAPSLSLLLICLLALYTPVASKKECGRPSLGDGMDLEGLQRVYSPGDVVVLSCKRGYTPTSGSRTIICTASGHWTKSRLKCSTKSCSFPEVLDHGDMEFEDIVYQSTINYTCHEGYILQGASTIDCLHDGQWSDPPPKCTPVTCGLPPIPKYGKIVYDSKFTGNMTVFGFGGTYECFPPLVLIGNERGSCSTNGDWTEPPECKLVTCSAPTDINNGYMNIHDKREYGFKETVRYGCNIDYVLDGPVEIECLQTGDWSIKPACRVPCKVDIKRGRILYNGRTFWIKDFEPNKISHGEVLSVYCMNKEKKCGYAVSTQCIDGKLNIPECFEEPSDKFDDDSLPSEIAQC